A genomic segment from Solenopsis invicta isolate M01_SB chromosome 5, UNIL_Sinv_3.0, whole genome shotgun sequence encodes:
- the LOC120357726 gene encoding uncharacterized protein LOC120357726, giving the protein MRGTRSKANGNPSSRMQKKKNPGIGGKNKLTAKFIDKLSIYYGLAIQRNSNSKNVMKKAIWATFYHYGSTDSKPEHHFCPEGPESWCKWQQAKAKGGLRNFRHDYSALPKTVLDAIKPIYEDFSNDKLLERCVGGYTQNSNESFNQLIWKIAPKSMHSGAKIVNIAAFLATCTFNNGVTSLLEIMNVLGISVGSGAHLYAAQEDETHIAKAEMQAQEQTKEGRIRRRQQNLENMNIPSTVEDLHYGPGIDDSM; this is encoded by the exons atgcgtGGGACACGTTCAAAAGCGAATGGAAACCCGTCTTCGcgaatgcaaaaaaaaaaaaatcctggaATCGGCGGCAAAAACAAATTGACAGCAAAGTTTATAGACAAACTGAGCATTTACTATGGCTTAGCCATTCAAAGAAACAGTAACTCCAAGAATGTCATGAAAAAAGCGATATGGGCAACATTCTACCATTACGGCTCAACAGACAGCAAGCCTGAACATCATTTTTGTCCCGAAGGCCCCGAATCGTGGTGCAAGTGGCAACAAGCGAAAGCTAAAGGAGGACTGAGGAATTTCCGTCACGATTATTCAGCATTGCCAAAAACGGTGTTAGATGCCATCAAACCAATTTACGAAGACTTCAGCAATGACAAATTGTTGGAACGTTGTGTTGGTGGATACACACAAAACAGCAATGAGAGCTTCAACCAACTTATTTGGAAGATAGCTCCAAAATCGATGCATAGCGGGGCCAAAATCGTTAACATTGCTGCATTTCTTGCAACATGCACGTTCAACAATGGTGTCACGTCATTGTTAGAAATCATGAACGTGTTAGGAATATCGGTCGGGTCGGGCGCGCACTTGTACGCTGCGCAAGAAGACGAAACTCACATAGCGAAAGCCGAGATGCAAGCGCAAGAACAGACTAAAGAAGGTCGAATACGGCGTCgacaacaaaatttagaaaatatgaaCATTCCGTCGACCGTAGAAGACTTACACTATGGGCCTGGTATTGATGATTCCAT GTGA